ACATCGGCGCCATGTACACATGCGATTCCGGCACCAGAATGCCCTGCGAGCGCAGCCAGACCAGGTTCCGTGAGGCGCTCTCTTCGCTCGCCATGATCCAGAAGGTGTTGCCGGGGAAACGCGCCTCCGGCCGCTGAAGCATCTCACGCAGGTATTCGAGGCCTGAGACCCGGCGAATCCGGTCCCGGTGCAGCATGTTCCACACCATGACCATCAGCGCGCTGTCCGTGATGACCAGGTCTGCATCGAGCAGGGCCTCGCGATAAGCACTGTGCGTGGGCAGGTCTTTCAGGGCAGGAGCTGCCGGCACAACCAGCAGTCCGCCATTTTCCTGCATCTGAGTTACGCTTTGCTCTGCCGATCCCGTATAGAAGCGAATACCGAGAATTTGCCTGTATAGACTGTTCTGCATAGGTCACCTAGTTCAAGTAGGGGGCCGATTTTTCTACTGTAAGGCCGGTGATTCAGCGGGCAGGAGATATAAGACAG
The DNA window shown above is from Acidobacterium capsulatum ATCC 51196 and carries:
- a CDS encoding WecB/TagA/CpsF family glycosyltransferase; this translates as MQNSLYRQILGIRFYTGSAEQSVTQMQENGGLLVVPAAPALKDLPTHSAYREALLDADLVITDSALMVMVWNMLHRDRIRRVSGLEYLREMLQRPEARFPGNTFWIMASEESASRNLVWLRSQGILVPESHVYMAPMYHGSIDDQALLQRLEELKPKHIVVTVGGGTQERLGKYLKFHLSYRPAIHCIGAAIAFLSGDQVSIPVWADKMGLGWLLRCLSSPGRYVPRYWAARKLVPLLVRYRDQMPPSSDRDKIAAA